Genomic window (Candidatus Atribacteria bacterium ADurb.Bin276):
AGTTGAAGAGTCGTTATCCAATCCATTCCTTTGGATAATCCATAAGCCAAACCAGCATTAAAAGCATCACCGGCGGCGGTGGTATCCTGAACGTCAATTTTTCTGGGAACCAGATGGATGCATCGGTTTCCAGAATCACTGGCCAATGCTCCTTTTTCTCCTAAAGTAATTACCTTACGAGACGGACATCGTTGATCCAAAGCCTTCAAGGCTTGGACGGCATCTTCTATGCTTCGTATCTTTACTCCGCTCAATACTTCAGCTTCATATTGATTGGGGGTTATAACATCATTTTCGGTCAGGATTTCAATCGGAAAAGGCTGAGCCGGTGCTGGATTGAGAATAACTTTTACATTGTTTTCGTGAGCCTTTTGAATCGCACTCTTTACCACGCTATGGGGAACTTCCAGTTGAAGTATGAGATAATCACAAGTTTTAAAAAGTTGGGAGGCATTTTCTAAATCATCAACCGAAAGCTTCATGTTTGCTCCGGGCGCAACTAAAATTCGGTTTTCTCCCTTGGTATCGATAAAAATAAAAGCCAACCCTGTATGAGTTAAAGCTTGTTTGGTGACAAAATTAAAATCAACATTTTCCTGCTCCAAATTTAAGCGAAGGCGTGCTCCAAAATCATCATCTCCGACTTTACCAACCATATACACCATGAGCCCCAAGCGTGCACAAGCGATAGCTTGGTTATTTCCTTTTCCTCCGGGTAGCATGGTAAATTGACGGGCAAAGAGATTTTCCCCAGTCTCAGGCATTCGATCAATTTTCAGAATCATATCGATATTTAAGCTACCAACAATTAAAATACGAGAACTCATCATTTTTCCCTCACACCTCATTCCAAAACCGGTTGTAAAATATATATAATATTACTCAAGATAACCCTGAACGTCCAGTTTTTCAAAGAAATTCATGGTTTTAATTTGAAAAACAACCTCCTTAGAAAGATAACTTACTAAAATACCTATCTAATCCGTCATTATGAGGAGTCTAACCGTTCTTTTGGTTGGAGGATGCGGCAATCTCTTAAGTTTACTCATTTTCGCCCCCTCTCCTTCCTCGTTTTTTGCTTCTTCACCTATTCGTCAATCTGAGGAGTCTGGTGTCTTTTACTGGACGAGGTGAGAATTTCATCCTTTAAAATATTTACGAAGAGAAAGCCAAAACACGACATGCCATGGCATGTCGCTACATTAAAAGGGCACAATAAAGACCGAGGGGGAGAAGAGGCGAGGGAAAAAAATTAATAAAAGAATTAAATGGTTCTTTTCCCTTGATGGGAGAAGGTGAGGATGAGGGTGAAAACTTAAGATTCAACATACCATGGCATATCGCTACTTTAATTAAAGAATGGGCACAATACATTGTGCCCCTACAATTTTTATATTCTTTTGTAGGAGCTTGATTTATCATGCCTGAGGTTAAGCTTTACAATATAAATGGAATTGAAAATTAAACTCCTTTTAAGAATAATTTCTCTTTTTAAATGAAAACATTATAATAACCAATAAACTGATTAAAATGGTGAATTGAAAAACCCAAATAAACGGTTTTTTCGATATACTTTCTAAAAATGGAGGTAACAACATGATACCGATTAAGACGGCGTTAGTAAGTGTTTCTGACAAGACCGGTTTGGCAGATTTAGCCACTTACTTTTCGAAACACAATATTTCCATGATTGCTACCGGTGGAACTGCAAAATTCATTCGTGAATTAGGTTATCCAGTCAAAGAGGTTTCGGAAGTAACTGGTTTCCCAGAAATCTTGGGGGGTCGGGTAAAAACTCTCCATCCTATTATCGAAGGCGGAATTTTAGCACGCCGCGATCTGGAGGGAGACATAATTGACCTCAATACCCACAATATTAACCCGATTGATTGTGTCGTTTGCAACCTATATCCTTTTGAAAAAATGATAGATTCAGGAGAAACTTCTTTGGAAAAGGTAGTTGAGGAAATCGATATTGGCGGAATTACCCTCCTCCGGGCTGCGGCAAAAAATTTCAAACATGTTGTTATTTTATCCTCTCCTTCGCAATATCCTTCATTGATAGAAGAATTGGAAAAAAACCATGGGCACTTCCCTTCCCACTTGTCTGGACAATATGCCATTCAAGCTTTCTTAAAAAGCTCGGAATATGACTCTCATATCGCCAATTACCTATCTCAACTAATGGATAATCAAACCGATGAATTTCCTTCCTGC
Coding sequences:
- the rbsK_1 gene encoding Ribokinase translates to MMSSRILIVGSLNIDMILKIDRMPETGENLFARQFTMLPGGKGNNQAIACARLGLMVYMVGKVGDDDFGARLRLNLEQENVDFNFVTKQALTHTGLAFIFIDTKGENRILVAPGANMKLSVDDLENASQLFKTCDYLILQLEVPHSVVKSAIQKAHENNVKVILNPAPAQPFPIEILTENDVITPNQYEAEVLSGVKIRSIEDAVQALKALDQRCPSRKVITLGEKGALASDSGNRCIHLVPRKIDVQDTTAAGDAFNAGLAYGLSKGMDWITTLQLANNAGAIACTRIGAQSALPYLRDIDSFYSTQGTGEIRYFDV